A window of the Parabacteroides merdae ATCC 43184 genome harbors these coding sequences:
- a CDS encoding 6-bladed beta-propeller, producing MCIVPELEELWVVSRFKIINKFKLDGAPVKKVSLPFPCAAIIPTAKQDFLVYSGGANTERGHIEGHFMALTDFKSIHKLYLPKWGKKEWLFAPYNLYTTDADDILILPDNTDTIYRYDTSEKEILPYYSLDFHGEFLTRDKYPKEDAGMAEIIDKKKYIHNCYSFYFASDYLFFKLMGKRDDFCAIRCKDNILFSFDRLFDNFRSKYVNPFIGSDKNNLYLLVRENDLAGHYLNIKCTYPAIRKMLPGLLTTGNDWILLTIKIKE from the coding sequence ATGTGTATTGTTCCGGAATTGGAGGAGTTGTGGGTCGTGAGCAGATTCAAAATTATCAACAAGTTCAAACTGGATGGCGCACCGGTCAAAAAAGTGTCTTTGCCTTTTCCTTGTGCCGCCATCATACCGACCGCAAAACAAGATTTTCTGGTTTATTCGGGAGGAGCCAATACAGAAAGAGGACACATTGAAGGACACTTTATGGCTCTCACCGATTTCAAGTCTATCCACAAATTATATCTGCCCAAATGGGGGAAAAAAGAATGGTTGTTCGCACCTTATAATTTATATACGACAGATGCTGACGACATTTTGATTCTCCCGGATAACACAGACACAATCTATAGATATGATACTTCCGAGAAGGAGATACTCCCATATTATAGTCTTGATTTTCATGGAGAATTTCTAACCAGAGACAAGTATCCCAAAGAAGATGCGGGAATGGCTGAAATAATCGATAAGAAAAAATACATCCATAACTGTTATAGCTTTTATTTCGCTTCGGATTATCTTTTTTTCAAGTTAATGGGGAAAAGGGACGATTTTTGTGCTATCCGGTGTAAAGACAATATCCTCTTTTCTTTCGACCGTCTTTTTGACAATTTCAGATCCAAATATGTGAATCCTTTTATCGGTTCAGATAAAAACAATCTTTATTTGCTTGTTCGCGAGAATGACCTTGCCGGTCATTACTTAAATATTAAATGCACATACCCGGCTATCCGGAAAATGTTACCCGGATTATTAACCACTGGGAACGATTGGATTTTACTAACGATTAAAATAAAGGAATAA
- a CDS encoding 6-bladed beta-propeller: MIADLSPEESRPTWTELFSDRYEITLLETTSGSLIGQIDKIRKFRNHYYVLSSNGKTIHHFDKDGKFVSSLNRQGQGPEEYPRIEDFDVCEADGKTEVWISDNKSLKVYDATDFSFKRKISYPFVIHKFKKMENSHVLLVTGQNENILTLVDKEGEIIAEYLKKEIPYIMFRPVQFAAYGSSYLFQLGISNTFVSFNPQTEQFQMGHYAGGNEFLTEKQLLEMFQTHGIDFILEANKCSYINNMISLGNIIWLQTHQGGKNYLTKVEEGQKVSTQFSYGTTLSTISDAESDDSILLYITPDRLSEHPEDVIDKFGNKIICNMEDNPYILEFF, translated from the coding sequence TTGATAGCGGATTTATCTCCTGAAGAATCCCGGCCGACATGGACGGAGTTGTTTTCTGATCGCTACGAAATTACTCTGCTGGAAACGACTTCCGGCAGTTTGATCGGGCAGATTGATAAGATCAGGAAGTTTCGGAACCATTATTATGTTTTATCCTCTAATGGCAAAACAATCCACCATTTCGACAAGGATGGAAAATTCGTATCGTCTTTGAACAGGCAAGGACAAGGGCCGGAAGAATATCCCCGAATAGAGGATTTCGATGTCTGCGAGGCAGATGGTAAAACTGAAGTATGGATTTCGGACAACAAAAGCCTGAAAGTATATGATGCTACCGATTTTTCTTTCAAAAGAAAAATTTCCTATCCATTTGTAATCCACAAATTTAAAAAGATGGAGAACTCTCATGTCCTGCTTGTCACCGGACAGAACGAAAACATTTTGACGTTGGTAGACAAAGAGGGGGAAATTATTGCCGAATATTTGAAAAAAGAAATACCCTACATCATGTTCCGGCCGGTACAATTTGCGGCTTATGGATCCAGTTATCTTTTCCAGTTAGGTATTTCAAACACATTCGTTTCATTCAACCCGCAAACTGAGCAATTCCAAATGGGACACTATGCCGGAGGAAATGAGTTTCTCACCGAAAAGCAGTTGTTGGAAATGTTTCAAACACACGGTATCGATTTTATCCTTGAAGCCAATAAATGCTCTTACATCAACAACATGATTTCTTTAGGGAATATAATCTGGCTACAGACACATCAGGGTGGAAAAAACTACCTGACAAAAGTAGAAGAAGGACAAAAGGTCTCAACCCAATTCTCATACGGGACAACTCTTTCCACTATTTCTGACGCAGAGAGCGATGACAGCATATTATTATATATCACGCCCGACCGTCTTTCGGAACACCCCGAAGATGTGATCGACAAATTTGGCAATAAGATTATTTGCAATATGGAAGATAATCCTTATATATTAGAGTTTTTTTAA
- a CDS encoding NVEALA domain-containing protein, producing MGTKILGVIAFAAIAAAAAGWNYQQNKQEVELSDLALANVEALARGESGRDRCDDFTTMTCLSNGHTYYNMYPACGL from the coding sequence ATGGGGACAAAAATTTTGGGCGTAATCGCTTTTGCAGCGATCGCCGCCGCAGCAGCAGGCTGGAACTACCAGCAAAATAAACAGGAGGTTGAACTTTCTGACTTGGCGTTGGCTAATGTAGAGGCTCTTGCTAGAGGTGAGAGCGGAAGAGATCGTTGTGACGACTTCACTACAATGACTTGCTTGTCAAATGGACATACATATTATAACATGTATCCTGCTTGCGGTTTATAA